One genomic window of Indicator indicator isolate 239-I01 chromosome 11, UM_Iind_1.1, whole genome shotgun sequence includes the following:
- the CROT gene encoding peroxisomal carnitine O-octanoyltransferase, with translation MEKHLLTSEERTFQYQDSLPSLPVPPLDESLSKYLDAVKPFLNEEEYQRTQETVRRFGNGIGKELHEKLLERAKSRRNWLEEWWLNVAYLDLRIPTQIHCNIGGPGPYIEHFWPPKEGTQIERACVHVWHTLRYWEMLRREKVAIERSGNAILDMSQFRMLFSTCKIPGITRDSLSSYFKTESEGDCPSHLTVLCRGRVFAFDALHEGHMLTPPEIFRQLAYIQKRCHSEPDGPGLAALTSSERTKWAELREYLIGLDPKNLTHLEKIQSSLFVVCLDGASPHATPEDYSEVTRLGLVGDPTVRWGDKSYNCVFFANGVCSAFSDHAPFDAMALITMLTYADKMIIENEGKWKGSDKVRDIPWPEELVFTVDQKLISEIGRAKDLYYRKVSEVQLVSYAFTSFGKSLIRARKLHPDAFVQLALQLAYYKCHGRPGCCYETAMTRRFYHGRTETIRSCTVEAVEWCKAMLDPSEATYQRLQLMQKAFAKHNKIRKECENGKGFDRHLLGLLLIAQEQGLPVPELYVDKAFTASGGGGNFVLSSSLTGYTRLSGAALPMVDHGYGFFYSIRDDRIVVSCSSWKSCPETSAEVLCRTVFQCFQDMLQLTVTAQL, from the exons ATGGAGAAGCACCTCCTCACCTCTGAAGAGAGAACCTTTCAGTACCAGGATTCTCTGCCTTCGCTGCCAGTGCCTCCTCTTGATGAATCCTTGAGTAAATACCTTGATGCAG TGAAACCTTTCCTAAATGAAGAAGAATATCAGAGAACCCAGGAGACAGTTAGAAGATTTGGAAATGGGATTGGGAAAGAATTGCATGAGAAATTACTGGAGAGAGCTAAAAGCAGGAGGAATTGG CTGGAGGAGTGGTGGCTGAACGTGGCCTATCTTGACCTTCGCATCCCAACGCAGATCCACTGCAACATAGGAGGGCCTGGTCCCTACATCGAGCACTTCTGGCCTCCAAAAGAGGGCACCCAGATAGAAAGAGCTTGTGTGCATGTGTGGCACACTCTGAGGTACTGGGAGATGCTGCGAag AGAGAAGGTGGCCATAGAGAGATCTGGCAATGCCATTCTGGACATGAGCCAATTCCGGATGCTCTTCTCCACTTGCAAAATTCCTGGGATTACCAGAGACTCCCTCAGCAGTTATTTTAAAACTG AGAGTGAAGGTGATTGCCCGTCCCACCTGACGGTGCTTTGCCGAGGCCGCGTGTTTGCGTTCGATGCCCTGCATGAAGGCCACATGCTGACTCCTCCAGAGATCTTCAG GCAACTCGCATACATACAGAAAAGATGCCACAGTGAACCAGATGGCCCAGGACTGGCAGCCCTGACAAGCAGTGAAAGGACAAAATGGGCAGAG TTACGGGAATATTTGATTGGCCTTGACCCAAAGAACTTAACTCACCTGGAGAAGATCCAAAGCAGTTTGTTTGTGGTCTGCCTCGATGGTGCCAGTCCCCATGCCACTCCTGAGGACTACTCTGAG GTgaccaggctggggctggtgggggaCCCAACCGTGCGCTGGGGAGACAAATCCTACAACTGTGTCTTCTTTGCCAATGGCGTCTGCAGTGCGTTTTCTGAT CATGCTCCTTTTGATGCCATGGCTTTGATTACCATGTTGACTTATGCTGACAAGATGATCAttgaaaatgaaggaaagtgGAAG GGATCAGATAAAGTGAGGGATATTCCATGGCCAGAGGAGCTGGTGTTTACAGTGGATCAAAAGCTGATCAGTGAGATTGGACGTGCCAAAGACTTGTATTACAGAAAG GTGTCTGAGGTGCAGCTGGTGAGTTATGCCTTCACATCCTTTGGCAAATCCTTGATTAGAGCCAGGAAGCTTCATCCTGATGCCTTTGTGCAGCTTGCCCTTCAGCTAGCTTATTACAAGTGCCATGGACG cccaggctgctgctacGAAACGGCCATGACGCGGCGCTTCTACCACGGCCGCACCGAGACCATCCGCTCCTGCACTGTGGAGGCAGTGGAGTGGTGCAAGGCCATGCTGGATCCTTCTGAGGCT ACTTACCAGCGGCTGCAGCTGATGCAGAAGGCATTTGCAAAGCAcaataaaataaggaaagaatgTGAGAATGGAAAAG GCTTCGACCGTCACCTCCTGGGTCTCCTGCTCATAGCACAGGAGCAAGGACTGCCTGTGCCAGAACTCTATGTGGATAAAGCCTTCACAGCCAG TGGAGGAGGTGGCAATTTCGTGCTTTCAAGCAGTCTGACTGGCTACACCAGGTtgagtggagctgctctccctaTGGTAGATCATGGCTATGGCTTTTTCTATTCCATCAGAGATGACAG GATTGTTGTGTCCTGCTCTTCTTGGAAGTCGTGTCCAGAGACCAGTGCAGAGGTGCTCTGCAGAACTGTGTTCCAGTGTTTCCAGGACATGCTCCAGCTAACAGTGACAGCTCAGCTGTGA